One window of Camelina sativa cultivar DH55 chromosome 4, Cs, whole genome shotgun sequence genomic DNA carries:
- the LOC104784168 gene encoding putative F-box protein At3g58860 has protein sequence MDSDKMDLFNTLPDEVVSRILSSLSTKEAASTSVLAKRWRNLFAFVPDLDFDDSVFLHPEEGKREKDGILQSFMDFLERVLALQGDSPIKKFSLNVKIGVDPDRVDRWICNVLRRGVSHLDLFMDFEEEYSLPYQISVSMTLVELKAGGYGVDLYSWGDDMFLPMLKTLVLESVGFGRGQFQTLLPACPVLEELTLVDMEWRDRNEILSSSSLKTLKITSEDGCLGTISFDTPNLVFLDYYDFVAEDYPVVNLNSLVEVGLNLVVNEDRFDQARDNVWKLIHGIRNAQIFHISPVTFEVLSLCCEAMPVFKNLTILNVRSVVQQGWQAMPLLLRNCPRLESLYLGGLLHTVTEKCGYVCDCISRKKKGRSLMSCPVKKIQIQGYRGTIRETHMIKHFLDYCPSLEEMEIIVEEKEATLFEIPKWFELVEDTLMHYNELSSCTVNFRVLAPLYWRWTRK, from the exons ATGGACTCGGACAAGATGGATCTCTTCAACACGTTACCTGACGAGGTTGTTTCTCGTATCTTATCATCACTTTCAACGAAGGAGGCTGCTTCAACATCGGTTCTCGCAAAGAGGTGGCGTAATCTGTTTGCGTTTGTCCCTGATCTCGATTTCGATGACTCTGTTTTCCTGCACCCCGAAGAAGGTAAACGGGAAAAAGATGGGATTCTCCAGAGTTTCATGGATTTCCTGGAAAGGGTTTTGGCACTGCAGGGTGATTCTCCCATTAAGAAGTTCTCCCTTAATGTTAAAATTGGTGTTGATCCTGATCGTGTGGATCGTTGGATATGTAATGTGTTGCGGCGCGGTGTTTCTCACCTTGATCTATTCATGGACTTTGAAGAGGAGTACTCGCTGCCTTACCAGATATCTGTCAGTATGACATTAGTTGAGCTGAAGGCAGGAGGATATGGAGTTGATCTTTATTCGTGGGGAGATGACATGTTTTTACCTATGCTTAAGACTCTTGTTCTTGAGTCAGTTGGGTTTGGTAGGGGTCAGTTTCAGACACTTCTTCCTGCTTGTCCTGTCCTTGAGGAATTAACGTTGGTTGATATGGAGTGGAGAGATAGGAATGAGATCTTGTCAAGTTCAAGCCTCAAGACGCTTAAGATTACCTCCGAAGACGGCTGTTTAGGCACTATTTCATTCGATACACCGAACCTTGTTTTCTTAGACTACTATGATTTTGTTGCGGAGGATTATCCAGTTGTAAACTTAAACAGCTTAGTTGAGGTTGGGCTCAACCTTGTTGTTAATGAGGATCGATTCGATCAAGCAAGAGATAATGTGTGGAAACTTATTCATGGAATAAGAAATGCTCAGATATTTCACATATCCCCTGTCACTTTCGAG GTGCTTTCTCTTTGCTGTGAAGCAATGCCAGTTTTTAAGAACCTTACAATTTTAAATGTTAGGAGCGTCGTGCAGCAAGGATGGCAAGCAATGCCACTTCTTCTAAGGAACTGTCCACGTTTAGAAAGTCTATATCTTGGG GGACTCTTACACACTGTCACAGAGAAATGTGGTTATGTTTGTGACTGCATTTCTAGGAAAAAGAAAGGTCGTTCGCTTATGTCTTGTCCTGTGAAGAAGATACAGATTCAAGGATATAGAGGAACAATTAGAGAGACGCACATGATAAAGCATTTCTTGGACTATTGTCCGAGTTTGGAGGAGATGGAGATAATTGTCGAAGAAAAGGAAGCTACTCTGTTTGAAATCCCTAAATGGTTTGAACTTGTCGAGGACACGCTGATGCACTACAACGAGTTGTCGAGTTGCACTGTTAATTTCAGGGTGCTCGCTCCCTTGTACTGGAGGTGGACTCGAAAATGA
- the LOC109132638 gene encoding LOW QUALITY PROTEIN: putative F-box/LRR-repeat protein At3g58880 (The sequence of the model RefSeq protein was modified relative to this genomic sequence to represent the inferred CDS: deleted 2 bases in 1 codon), whose protein sequence is MDRVSSLPEELLCHVLSFLTTKEAALTSILSKRWRYLFAFVPNLKFDNSVFLHDPEESNREKKKGIRQSFVDFVDRVLALQGDSIIEKFFLKCKLVLISQLVNQWICNVLRRGVLDMDLSIDLGQERCMFVETFMSTTVVELKLGSGCRISFRPGLISLPMLKTLTLVDSGLSDSGQLQMLLSACPALEALELTNVRWCYADATVSSASLKTLTIGSANSLHTLSFDTPNLLCLNHSALVREDYPLVNLEKLVEAHIKLDRGISMYDNVPKLLSGICSVQKLYLSPGTLEVLGLCCQAMPVFNNLTFLDIESNMNILWKAMPVLLKNCPHLETLVMKGGLVHCITDYCGDACTCKSRKEKGRSLTSCPVKRLEIREFQGRSIEMDMIKHFLDYFPCLKDMEIYVEDGRPEHLAPITFDSPYNHLSGRNVKIKVHDSLT, encoded by the exons ATGGATCGTGTTAGCAGTCTACCAGAGGAGCTTCTTTGTCATGTATTGTCCTTCCTTACCACGAAGGAAGCTGCTTTGACATCGATTCTATCCAAGAGATGGCGCTATCTGTTTGCTTTCGTCCCTAATCTCAAGTTTGATAACTCTGTCTTTCTTCATGATCCTGAAGAGTCTAAtcgggagaagaagaaaggaattcGACAGAGCTTCGTGGATTTTGTGGATAGAGTTTTGGCTTTGCAGGGTGATTCTATAATAGAGAAGTTCTTCCTCAAGTGTAAACTGGTGCTCATAAGTCAGCTC GTGAATCAGTGGATATGTAATGTGCTTCGGCGTGGTGTTTTAGATATGGATCTGTCCATTGACTTGGGACAAGAGAGATGTATGTTCGTCGAAACTTTCATGAGCACAACTGTAGTTGAGCTGAAACTAGGAAGTGGATGTCGTATTAGTTTTCGGCCTGGACTCATTTCCTTACCTATGCTTAAGACTCTCACCCTTGTTGACTCTGGTTTATCTGATAGTGGTCAGCTTCAGATGCTACTTTCTGCTTGCCCTGCGCTTGAGGCATTAGAGTTGACAAATGTACGTTGGTGCTATGCGGATGCGACCGTGTCAAGTGCAAGCCTCAAGACTCTAACAATTGGCTCTGCCAATTCATTACACACCCTTTCATTTGATACACCGAATCTTCTTTGCTTAAATCACTCTGCATTAGTTCGGGAGGACTATCCATTAGTTAATTTGGAAAAATTAGTTGAGGCACATATCAAGCTTGATCGCGGGATATCAATGTATGATAATGTGCCGAAGCTTCTTAGTGGCATATGCAGTGTTCAGAAGCTTTACTTATCTCCTGGGACTCTCGAG GTGCTTGGTCTATGCTGTCAGGCAATGCCGGTGTTCAACAACCTCACATTCCTAGACATTGAGAGTAACATGAATATATTGTGGAAAGCAATGCCAGTTCTCCTGAAAAACTGTCCACATCTAGAAACTCTAGTCATGAAG GGTGGTCTCGTACACTGTATCACAGATTATTGCGGGGATGCTTGTACCTGCAAGTCTCGGAAAGAGAAAGGCCGTTCGCTCACATCTTGTCCGGTGAAGAGGTTAGAGATTCGAGAGTTTCAAGGAAGGTCGATAGAGATGGACATGATCAAGCATTTCTTAGACTATTTTCCCTGCTTGAAGGATATGGAGATCTATGTTGAAGATGGTCGTCCAGAGCATTTAGCACCTATAACGTTTGATTCCCCATACAACCACTTATCGGGTCGCAATGTTAAAATCAAGGTGCACGATTCCTTGACATAG
- the LOC109132535 gene encoding putative F-box/LRR-repeat protein At3g58880 has protein sequence MDWISSLPDDIICHILSFLSTKEAALTCLIAKRWRNLFAFSPNLRFEEKDFDYRNSYFGIPWSFLDFLEKSVVDSALINTWIRDVLSRGVLDLLHLDVIVKSVCSLPLEVFTCNTLVQLKLGRGFVIATVPEKASLPSLKTLFLDCVRFYNHHGCSFEALLSACHVLEELEIVGKRWEHLKWCRTVSSPTLQRLTIECEVSKDFYGLCRMSIQLLTLTCALVEAKLTLAWRRSPRYRINPRNLIKGLRNVEIMDLSSLETVELIFEIIGRDVSKYTYSPLKGACSMLSGYAYIQQPHIRDIDSSMDIAWQAMPVLLRNTPHLETLVIKGGLLHCVTDKCGDACICISRKEKGRSLASCPVKRLEIRWFEGITREMEMIKHFYDYFPCLKEMDIHVKDGRPRFLAPRVPDSNPYKELSGRNVKVKVHGSLHRLWTAQ, from the exons ATGGATTGGATCAGTAGTCTACCAGATGATATCATTTGCCACATCTTGTCCTTCCTCTCGACAAAGGAAGCTGCTTTAACTTGTCTTATCGCAAAGAGATGGCGGAATCTGTTTGCTTTCTCACCAAATCTTCGGTTTGAAGAAAAAGACTTTGACTATCGAAATTCTTATTTTGGTATTCCATGGAGCTTCCTAGATTTCTTGGAAAAA AGTGTTGTTGACTCGGCTCTTATCAACACTTGGATACGTGATGTGCTAAGTCGTGGTGTTTTGGATCTTCTTCACCTTGACGTGATTGTTAAAAGTGTTTGTTCACTGCCTTTAGAGGTTTTCACTTGCAATACACTTGTTCAACTGAAACTAGGAAGAGGGTTTGTTATTGCTACGGTTCCTGAGAAggcttctcttccttctcttaagactctgtttcttgattgtGTTCGGTTCTATAATCATCATGGTTGTTCGTTTGAAGCCCTTCTTTCTGCTTGCCATGTTCTTGAGGAATTAGAAATAGTTGGTAAGCGTTGGGAACATTTGAAATGGTGTCGCACCGTGTCATCCCCTACCCTTCAGAGACTTACCATTGAATGTGAAGTCTCTAAAGACTTTTATGGTTTGTGTCGGATGAGTATCCAGTTGTTAACCTTGACCTGCGCCCTTGTGGAAGCTAAGCTTACTCTTGCTTGGAGAAGATCTCCTAGGTATAGGATTAACCCAAGGAATCTGATCAAAGGGCTAAGAAATGTTGAGATCATGGACTTGTCTTCTCTTGAAACCGTGGAG ttaatttttgaaattattggtAGAGACGTCTCCAAATATACATACTCTCCACTTAAAG gtgctTGCTCTATGCTGTCAGGCTATGCCTACATTCAACAACCTCACATTCGAGACATTGATAGTAGCATGGATATAGCGTGGCAAGCAATGCCGGTTCTCCTAAGAAACACTCCACATCTAGAAACTCTAGTCATTAAG GGTGGTCTCTTACACTGTGTGACAGATAAGTGCGGGGATGCATGTATCTGCATTTCTCGGAAGGAGAAAGGTCGTTCCCTCGCATCTTGTCCCGTGAAAAGGTTAGAGATACGATGGTTTGAAGGAATCACGAGAGAGATGGAAATGATCAAGCATTTCTATGACTATTTCCCGTGCTTGAAGGAGATGGATATCCATGTTAAAGATGGTCGTCCAAGGTTCCTAGCCCCTAGAGTGCCAGATTCTAACCCGTACAAGGAGTTATCGGGTCGCAATGTGAAAGTCAAGGTGCATGGTTCCTTGCATAGGTTGTGGACTGCACAATAA
- the LOC104781799 gene encoding F-box/LRR-repeat protein At3g58900-like gives MDLFSSLPDDLLCHILSFLSTKEAALTSVLSQRWRNLFAFAPYLEFDDSVFLHQEEGKPERVRNPQSFMDFVDRVLALQSDSPVVKFSLKCKTGVDSDRVDRWLCNVLKRGVSDLDLFIDFRDLYWLPHEVCVSRTLVELRLGSEFDLYWWEKDICLPMLKTLVLDSCGLCIGLFQILLPACPALEELDMTNTRWRESNVSVSSPILKELFIGLHGCGTLVNLKSLSFDAPRLVYFYYCDSLAEDYPQVNFENLVEAQINLLLTQAQIEQARALNNEMLLVDDVYPGLGNAWKLITGLRNVQELYLSPDTLEVLSRCCESMPVFNNLKLLSIWSDMNRGWQAMPVLLRNCPHLETLIIEGLLHYVTDKCGSLTLCDKVRPLTSCPVKKLQIYEFGGTIRELEMIMHFLDVFRCLKELEIYAHEGIPTLCKDPKRIELVGKMMNFYNKLWTCDVQLLVRGPL, from the exons ATGGATCTCTTCAGCAGTCTACCAGATGATCTCCTTTGTCATATATTGTCCTTCTTATCCACAAAGGAGGCTGCTTTGACATCGGTTCTCTCCCAGAGGTGGCGCAATCTGTTTGCTTTTGCTCCTTATCTCGAGTTTGACGACTCTGTCTTCCTTCATCAAGAAGAGGGTAAGCCGGAAAGAGTCCGAAATCCGCAGAGCTTCATGGATTTTGTGGATAGAGTATTGGCTTTGCAGAGTGATTCTCCCGTAGTCAAATTCTCCCTCAAGTGTAAAACTGGTGTTGACTCAGATCGTGTGGATCGTTGGCTATGTAATGTGCTGAAGCGTGGTGTTTCGGACCTTGATCTTTTCATTGATTTCAGAGATTTATACTGGCTGCCTCACGAAGTTTGTGTCAGTAGGACACTGGTTGAGCTGAGATTAGGAAGTGAATTTGATCTTTATTGGTGGGAGAAGGATATATGTTTACCGATGCTTAAAACTCTTGTTCTTGACTCCTGCGGGTTATGTATTGGTCTGTTTCAAATTCTTCTTCCTGCTTGCCCTGCGCTTGAAGAGTTAGACATGACTAATACGCGGTGGAGGGAGTCCAATGTGTCTGTGTCTAGCCCGATCCTCAAGGAGCTGTTTATTGGTCTCCATGGTTGTGGTACCCTTGTTAATCTGAAGAGTCTTTCATTTGACGCTCCAAgacttgtttacttttattACTGTGATTCTCTTGCGGAGGACTATCCACAAGTTAACTTTGAAAACTTAGTCGAGGCTCAAATCAACCTTTTATTAACTCAAGCTCAAATCGAGCAAGCAAGAGCACTTAATAATGAAATGTTGTTAGTGGATGATGTTTACCCTGGTCTTGGAAATGCGTGGAAGCTCATCACTGGTCTAAGAAATGTTCAAGAACTGTACTTATCTCCTGATACCCTTGAG GTGCTTTCCAGGTGCTGTGAATCGATGCCAGTGTTCAACAACCTCAAATTGTTAAGTATTTGGAGTGACATGAATCGGGGATGGCAAGCAATGCCAGTTCTTTTACGGAATTGCCCACATTTAGAAACTCTAATCATTGAG GGTCTCTTACACTATGTGACAGATAAATGCGGGTCTCTTACACTATGTGACAAAGTCCGTCCGCTCACATCTTGTCCAGTAAAGAAGTTACAGATTTATGAGTTTGGAGGAACAATTAGAGAACTAGAGATGATCATGCATTTCTTGGATGTTTTTCGGTGTTTGAAGGAGTTGGAGATATATGCTCACGAGGGTATTCCTACACTATGCAAAGACCCTAAAAGGATTGAACTTGTCGGGAAGATGATGAACTTCTACAATAAGTTATGGACTTGCGATGTTCAATTACTAGTGCGTGGTCCCTTGTAA